A single Apodemus sylvaticus chromosome 20, mApoSyl1.1, whole genome shotgun sequence DNA region contains:
- the Wiz gene encoding protein Wiz isoform X14 produces the protein MEGFLTGGLAAPDRPRGPERLPGPAPREDIEGGAEAAAAEGEGDIFRSSHYLPITKEGPRDVLDGRSAISVANFDPGTFSLMRCDFCGAGFDTRAGLSSHARAHLRDFGITNWELTISPINILQELLATSAAELPPSPLGREPGGPPGSFLTSRRPRLPLTMPFPPTWAEDPGPIYGDAQSLTTCEVCGACFETRKGLSSHARSHLRQLGVAESESSGAPIDLLYELVKQKGLPDAPLGLPPSLAKKSSSPKEFMAGAARPGLLTLAKPMDVPAVNKAIKSPPGFSAKGLTHPSSSPLLKKAPLTLAGSPTPKNPEDKSPQLSLSPRPTSPKAQWPPSEDEGPLNLTSGPEPTRDIRCEFCGEFFENRKGLSSHARSHLRQMGVTEWYVNGSPIDTLREILKRRTQSRPGGHLHPPGPSPKALAKVVGSGGPGSSLEARSPSDLHISPLAKKLPPPPGSPLGHSPTASPPPTARKMFSGLATPSLPKKLKPEHMRVEIKREMLPGALHGEPHPSEGPWGTPREEMAPLNLSSRAEPVRDIRCEFCGEFFENRKGLSSHARSHLRQMGVTEWSVNGSPIDTLREILKKKSKLCLIKKEPPAGDLAPALTEEASPTAAPGAMHSPLPLSPLASRPGKPGAGPTQLPRELSLSPIAGSKPSATSYLGPVATKRPLQEDRFLPAEVKAKTYIQTELPFKAKTLHEKTSHSSTEACCELCGLYFENRKALASHARAHLRQFGVTEWCVNGSPIETLSEWIKHRPQKVGAYRSYIQGGRPFTKKFRSAGHGRDSDKRPPLGLAPGGLSLVGRSAGGEPGPEASRAADSGERPLATSPPGTVKSEEYQRQNINKFERRQARPSDASAARGGEEANDLQRKLEEVRQPPPRVRPVPSLVPRPPQTSLVKFVGNIYTLKCRFCEVEFHGPLSIQEEWVRHLQRHILEMNFSKADPPPEEPQAPQAQTATVEAP, from the exons TGGCTAACTTCGACCCGGGCACCTTTAGTCTGATGCGATGTGACTTCTGTGGGGCTGGTTTCGATACTCGGGCTGGCCTCTCCAGTCACGCCCGGGCCCACCTTCGTGACTTTGGCATCACCAACTGGGAGCTTACCATCTCACCCATCAACATCCTGCAGGAGCTGCTGGCCACCTCGGCAGCTGAGTTGCCCCCAAGTCCCCTGGGCCGTGAGCCTGGTGGGCCACCTGGAAGCTTCCTGACTTCACGACGGCCACGCTTACCTCTCACCATGCCCTTCCCACCTACCTGGGCTGAGGACCCTGGGCCAATCTACGGAGATG CCCAGAGCCTGACGACCTGTGAGGTCTGCGGTGCCTGCTTTGAGACACGAAAGGGCCTGTCCAGCCACGCACGTTCACATCTGCGGCAGCTTGGGGTCGCAGAGTCAGAGAGCAGTGGTGCTCCCATCGACCTCCTCTACGAGCTGGTGAAACAGAAGGGCCTGCCTGATGCTCCCCTGGGGCTGCCCCCTAGCCTGGCCAAGAAGTCCAGCTCACCAAAGGAGTTCATGGCTGGGGCTGCCAGGCCTGGCCTCCTCACCCTGGCCAAACCTATGGATGTCCCTGCTGTCAACAAAGCCATCAAATCACCTCCTGGCTTCTCAGCCAAGGGCCTGACCCACCCATCCAGCTCTCCACTCCTCAAGAAGGCCCCACTGACTCTGGCAGGATCCCCTACACCCAAGAATCCTGAGGACAAGAGCCCCCAGCTGTCCCTGAGTCCCCGGCCAACTTCCCCAAAGGCACAATGGCCCCCGTCTGAGGACGAGGGGCCTCTGAATCTCA CTTCAGGCCCAGAGCCAACAAGAGATATACGCTGTGAGTTCTGTGGTGAGTTCTTTGAGAACAGAAAGGGCCTGTCTAGCCATGCGCGCTCCCACCTGCGCCAGATGGGTGTGACTGAGTGGTATGTGAATGGCTCTCCCATCGACACACTTCGGGAGATCCTGAAGAGACGGACCCAATCCAGGCCAGGTGGACACCTCCACCCACCAGGTCCTAGCCCAAAAGCCCTGGCCAAGGTGGTGGGCAGTGGAGGGCCTGGCAGCTCACTAGAAGCCCGAAGTCCCTCTGATCTTCACATCTCACCTTTGGCCAAGAagttgccaccaccaccaggcagtCCCCTGGGCCACTCACcaactgcttctcctcctcccacGGCCCGGAAGATGTTCTCAGGCCTTGCTACACCCTCCCTGCCCAAGAAACTGAAGCCTGAACACATGAGAGTGGAGATCAAGAGGGAGATGCTGCCAGGGGCCCTTCATGGGGAGCCACACCCATCTGAGGGTCCCTGGGGCACGCCTCGAGAAGAAATGGCACCCTTGAACCTGT CATCTCGGGCAGAGCCAGTGCGTGACATCCGGTGTGAGTTCTGTGGTGAGTTCTTCGAGAACCGCAAGGGCCTGTCCAGCCATGCGCGCTCCCACCTGCGCCAGATGGGTGTGACTGAGTGGTCTGTCAATGGCTCTCCCATCGACACACTTCGGGAGATCCTGAAGAAGAAATCCAAGCTGTGCCTCATCAAAAAAGAGCCTCCAGCTGGAGACCTGGCTCCTGCCCTCACTGAAGAAGCCTCTCCCACGGCAGCTCCTGGGGCTATGCATTCCCCACTGCCTCTATCACCCCTGGCTAGCCGGCcaggaaaaccaggagctgggccAACCCAGCTTCCCCGGGAGCTCAGCCTGTCACCCATCGCAGGGTCCAAGCCCTCAGCTACCAGCTATCTGGGCCCAGTGGCAACCAAGCGGCCCCTCCAGGAGGACCGCTTCCTCCCAGCAGAGGTCAAGGCCAAGACCTACATCCAGACTGAACTGCCCTTCAAGGCAAAGACTCTCCATGAGAAGACCTCCCACTCCT CCACCGAGGCCTGCTGTGAGCTCTGTGGCCTTTACTTTGAAAACCGCAAAGCCCTAGCCAGCCATGCGAGGGCACATCTGCGGCAGTTCGGTGTGACGGAGTGGTGTGTCAACGGCTCTCCCATCGAGACCCTGAGTGAGTGGATCAAACACCGGCCTCAGAAAGTGGGTGCCTACCGAAGCTACATCCAGGGTGGCCGCCCCTTTACCAAGAAGTTCCGCAGTGCTGGCCATGGCCGTGACAGTGACAAGCGGCCACCCCTGGGGCTGGCACCTGGGGGCCTATCCCTGGTTGGCCGAAGTGCTGGGGGGGAACCAGGGCCTGAAGCTAGCAGGGCCGCCGACAGTGGTGAACGGCCTCTGGCAACCAGCCCACCAGGGACCGTGAAGTCAGAGGAGTATCAACGGCAAAATATCAACA AATTTGAACGCAGACAAGCCCGCCCCTCAGATGCCTCTGCAGCTCGGGGTGGTGAGGAAGCCAATGACCTGCAACGGAAGCTGGAAGAAGTGCGGCAACCCCCACCCCGGGTCCGGCCAGTCCCCTCCCTGGTGCCTCGGCCCCCCCAAACGTCATTGGTCAAGTTTGTGGGCAACATTTATACCCTCAAGTGCAG GTTCTGTGAAGTGGAATTCCACGGCCCACTCTCTATCCAGGAAGAGTGGGTACGGCATTTACAGCGGCACATCCTGGAGATGAACTTCTCCAAAGCAGACCCTCCACCTGAGGAGCCCCAGGCCCCACAGGCACAGACAGCAACTGTAGAGGCACCCTAA
- the Wiz gene encoding protein Wiz isoform X8, protein MEGFLTGGLAAPDRPRGPERLPGPAPREDIEGGAEAAAAEGEGDIFRSSHYLPITKEGPRDVLDGRSAISVANFDPGTFSLMRCDFCGAGFDTRAGLSSHARAHLRDFGITNWELTISPINILQELLATSAAELPPSPLGREPGGPPGSFLTSRRPRLPLTMPFPPTWAEDPGPIYGDAQSLTTCEVCGACFETRKGLSSHARSHLRQLGVAESESSGAPIDLLYELVKQKGLPDAPLGLPPSLAKKSSSPKEFMAGAARPGLLTLAKPMDVPAVNKAIKSPPGFSAKGLTHPSSSPLLKKAPLTLAGSPTPKNPEDKSPQLSLSPRPTSPKAQWPPSEDEGPLNLTLDSDGGRELDCQLCGAWFETRKGLSSHARAHLRHLGVSDPDAKGSPIDVLHGLIRRDGIQLRLPPGRGALAQLGRPPSACTALPLLPPPPPAKKAKLKASGVASPWGKQDLSAAGIFWASDVEPSPLNLSSGPEPTRDIRCEFCGEFFENRKGLSSHARSHLRQMGVTEWYVNGSPIDTLREILKRRTQSRPGGHLHPPGPSPKALAKVVGSGGPGSSLEARSPSDLHISPLAKKLPPPPGSPLGHSPTASPPPTARKMFSGLATPSLPKKLKPEHMRVEIKREMLPGALHGEPHPSEGPWGTPREEMAPLNLSSRAEPVRDIRCEFCGEFFENRKGLSSHARSHLRQMGVTEWSVNGSPIDTLREILKKKSKLCLIKKEPPAGDLAPALTEEASPTAAPGAMHSPLPLSPLASRPGKPGAGPTQLPRELSLSPIAGSKPSATSYLGPVATKRPLQEDRFLPAEVKAKTYIQTELPFKAKTLHEKTSHSSTEACCELCGLYFENRKALASHARAHLRQFGVTEWCVNGSPIETLSEWIKHRPQKVGAYRSYIQGGRPFTKKFRSAGHGRDSDKRPPLGLAPGGLSLVGRSAGGEPGPEASRAADSGERPLATSPPGTVKSEEYQRQNINKFERRQARPSDASAARGGEEANDLQRKLEEVRQPPPRVRPVPSLVPRPPQTSLVKFVGNIYTLKCRFCEVEFHGPLSIQEEWVRHLQRHILEMNFSKADPPPEEPQAPQAQTATVEAP, encoded by the exons TGGCTAACTTCGACCCGGGCACCTTTAGTCTGATGCGATGTGACTTCTGTGGGGCTGGTTTCGATACTCGGGCTGGCCTCTCCAGTCACGCCCGGGCCCACCTTCGTGACTTTGGCATCACCAACTGGGAGCTTACCATCTCACCCATCAACATCCTGCAGGAGCTGCTGGCCACCTCGGCAGCTGAGTTGCCCCCAAGTCCCCTGGGCCGTGAGCCTGGTGGGCCACCTGGAAGCTTCCTGACTTCACGACGGCCACGCTTACCTCTCACCATGCCCTTCCCACCTACCTGGGCTGAGGACCCTGGGCCAATCTACGGAGATG CCCAGAGCCTGACGACCTGTGAGGTCTGCGGTGCCTGCTTTGAGACACGAAAGGGCCTGTCCAGCCACGCACGTTCACATCTGCGGCAGCTTGGGGTCGCAGAGTCAGAGAGCAGTGGTGCTCCCATCGACCTCCTCTACGAGCTGGTGAAACAGAAGGGCCTGCCTGATGCTCCCCTGGGGCTGCCCCCTAGCCTGGCCAAGAAGTCCAGCTCACCAAAGGAGTTCATGGCTGGGGCTGCCAGGCCTGGCCTCCTCACCCTGGCCAAACCTATGGATGTCCCTGCTGTCAACAAAGCCATCAAATCACCTCCTGGCTTCTCAGCCAAGGGCCTGACCCACCCATCCAGCTCTCCACTCCTCAAGAAGGCCCCACTGACTCTGGCAGGATCCCCTACACCCAAGAATCCTGAGGACAAGAGCCCCCAGCTGTCCCTGAGTCCCCGGCCAACTTCCCCAAAGGCACAATGGCCCCCGTCTGAGGACGAGGGGCCTCTGAATCTCA CTTTAGATAGTGACGGGGGCAGAGAGCTGGACTGCCAGCTGTGTGGTGCCTGGTTTGAGACCCGCAAGGGCCTGTCCAGCCACGCCCGTGCCCACCTGCGCCACCTGGGCGTCAGCGACCCGGATGCCAAGGGATCCCCCATAGACGTGCTCCACGGGCTCATCAGGAGGGACGGCATCCAGCTCCGCCTCCCACCCGGGCGGGGAGCCCTGGCCCAGCTGGGGCGGCCCCCCTCCGCCTGCACAGCCCTCCCCTTGCTCCCTCCCCCACCGCCGGCCAAGAAGGCCAAGCTGAAGGCCTCGGGTGTGGCCAGCCCCTGGGGGAAGCAGGACCTCTCGGCCGCCGGCATTTTCTGGGCCTCTGATGTGGAGCCATCTCCTCTCAACCTCT CTTCAGGCCCAGAGCCAACAAGAGATATACGCTGTGAGTTCTGTGGTGAGTTCTTTGAGAACAGAAAGGGCCTGTCTAGCCATGCGCGCTCCCACCTGCGCCAGATGGGTGTGACTGAGTGGTATGTGAATGGCTCTCCCATCGACACACTTCGGGAGATCCTGAAGAGACGGACCCAATCCAGGCCAGGTGGACACCTCCACCCACCAGGTCCTAGCCCAAAAGCCCTGGCCAAGGTGGTGGGCAGTGGAGGGCCTGGCAGCTCACTAGAAGCCCGAAGTCCCTCTGATCTTCACATCTCACCTTTGGCCAAGAagttgccaccaccaccaggcagtCCCCTGGGCCACTCACcaactgcttctcctcctcccacGGCCCGGAAGATGTTCTCAGGCCTTGCTACACCCTCCCTGCCCAAGAAACTGAAGCCTGAACACATGAGAGTGGAGATCAAGAGGGAGATGCTGCCAGGGGCCCTTCATGGGGAGCCACACCCATCTGAGGGTCCCTGGGGCACGCCTCGAGAAGAAATGGCACCCTTGAACCTGT CATCTCGGGCAGAGCCAGTGCGTGACATCCGGTGTGAGTTCTGTGGTGAGTTCTTCGAGAACCGCAAGGGCCTGTCCAGCCATGCGCGCTCCCACCTGCGCCAGATGGGTGTGACTGAGTGGTCTGTCAATGGCTCTCCCATCGACACACTTCGGGAGATCCTGAAGAAGAAATCCAAGCTGTGCCTCATCAAAAAAGAGCCTCCAGCTGGAGACCTGGCTCCTGCCCTCACTGAAGAAGCCTCTCCCACGGCAGCTCCTGGGGCTATGCATTCCCCACTGCCTCTATCACCCCTGGCTAGCCGGCcaggaaaaccaggagctgggccAACCCAGCTTCCCCGGGAGCTCAGCCTGTCACCCATCGCAGGGTCCAAGCCCTCAGCTACCAGCTATCTGGGCCCAGTGGCAACCAAGCGGCCCCTCCAGGAGGACCGCTTCCTCCCAGCAGAGGTCAAGGCCAAGACCTACATCCAGACTGAACTGCCCTTCAAGGCAAAGACTCTCCATGAGAAGACCTCCCACTCCT CCACCGAGGCCTGCTGTGAGCTCTGTGGCCTTTACTTTGAAAACCGCAAAGCCCTAGCCAGCCATGCGAGGGCACATCTGCGGCAGTTCGGTGTGACGGAGTGGTGTGTCAACGGCTCTCCCATCGAGACCCTGAGTGAGTGGATCAAACACCGGCCTCAGAAAGTGGGTGCCTACCGAAGCTACATCCAGGGTGGCCGCCCCTTTACCAAGAAGTTCCGCAGTGCTGGCCATGGCCGTGACAGTGACAAGCGGCCACCCCTGGGGCTGGCACCTGGGGGCCTATCCCTGGTTGGCCGAAGTGCTGGGGGGGAACCAGGGCCTGAAGCTAGCAGGGCCGCCGACAGTGGTGAACGGCCTCTGGCAACCAGCCCACCAGGGACCGTGAAGTCAGAGGAGTATCAACGGCAAAATATCAACA AATTTGAACGCAGACAAGCCCGCCCCTCAGATGCCTCTGCAGCTCGGGGTGGTGAGGAAGCCAATGACCTGCAACGGAAGCTGGAAGAAGTGCGGCAACCCCCACCCCGGGTCCGGCCAGTCCCCTCCCTGGTGCCTCGGCCCCCCCAAACGTCATTGGTCAAGTTTGTGGGCAACATTTATACCCTCAAGTGCAG GTTCTGTGAAGTGGAATTCCACGGCCCACTCTCTATCCAGGAAGAGTGGGTACGGCATTTACAGCGGCACATCCTGGAGATGAACTTCTCCAAAGCAGACCCTCCACCTGAGGAGCCCCAGGCCCCACAGGCACAGACAGCAACTGTAGAGGCACCCTAA
- the Wiz gene encoding protein Wiz isoform X12 translates to MEGFLTGGLAAPDRPRGPERLPGPAPREDIEGGAEAAAAEGEGDIFRSSHYLPITKEGPRDVLDGRSAISVANFDPGTFSLMRCDFCGAGFDTRAGLSSHARAHLRDFGITNWELTISPINILQELLATSAAELPPSPLGREPGGPPGSFLTSRRPRLPLTMPFPPTWAEDPGPIYGDGLCSEENTMVAMDLGSPLLPKKSLPVSGTLEQVASRLSSKVAAEVPHGSKQELPDLKAQSLTTCEVCGACFETRKGLSSHARSHLRQLGVAESESSGAPIDLLYELVKQKGLPDAPLGLPPSLAKKSSSPKEFMAGAARPGLLTLAKPMDVPAVNKAIKSPPGFSAKGLTHPSSSPLLKKAPLTLAGSPTPKNPEDKSPQLSLSPRPTSPKAQWPPSEDEGPLNLTSGPEPTRDIRCEFCGEFFENRKGLSSHARSHLRQMGVTEWYVNGSPIDTLREILKRRTQSRPGGHLHPPGPSPKALAKVVGSGGPGSSLEARSPSDLHISPLAKKLPPPPGSPLGHSPTASPPPTARKMFSGLATPSLPKKLKPEHMRVEIKREMLPGALHGEPHPSEGPWGTPREEMAPLNLSSRAEPVRDIRCEFCGEFFENRKGLSSHARSHLRQMGVTEWSVNGSPIDTLREILKKKSKLCLIKKEPPAGDLAPALTEEASPTAAPGAMHSPLPLSPLASRPGKPGAGPTQLPRELSLSPIAGSKPSATSYLGPVATKRPLQEDRFLPAEVKAKTYIQTELPFKAKTLHEKTSHSSTEACCELCGLYFENRKALASHARAHLRQFGVTEWCVNGSPIETLSEWIKHRPQKVGAYRSYIQGGRPFTKKFRSAGHGRDSDKRPPLGLAPGGLSLVGRSAGGEPGPEASRAADSGERPLATSPPGTVKSEEYQRQNINKFERRQARPSDASAARGGEEANDLQRKLEEVRQPPPRVRPVPSLVPRPPQTSLVKFVGNIYTLKCRFCEVEFHGPLSIQEEWVRHLQRHILEMNFSKADPPPEEPQAPQAQTATVEAP, encoded by the exons TGGCTAACTTCGACCCGGGCACCTTTAGTCTGATGCGATGTGACTTCTGTGGGGCTGGTTTCGATACTCGGGCTGGCCTCTCCAGTCACGCCCGGGCCCACCTTCGTGACTTTGGCATCACCAACTGGGAGCTTACCATCTCACCCATCAACATCCTGCAGGAGCTGCTGGCCACCTCGGCAGCTGAGTTGCCCCCAAGTCCCCTGGGCCGTGAGCCTGGTGGGCCACCTGGAAGCTTCCTGACTTCACGACGGCCACGCTTACCTCTCACCATGCCCTTCCCACCTACCTGGGCTGAGGACCCTGGGCCAATCTACGGAGATG GCCTGTGTTCTGAGGAAAACACAATGGTAGCCATGGACTTGGGGTCTCCCTTACTCCCAAAGAAGAGCCTGCCTGTCTCTGGGACCCTGGAGCAGGTGGCCAGTCGGCTGAGCAGCAAAGTGGCCGCAGAGGTTCCTCATGGCAGCAAACAGGAGCTGCCAGACCTCAAGG CCCAGAGCCTGACGACCTGTGAGGTCTGCGGTGCCTGCTTTGAGACACGAAAGGGCCTGTCCAGCCACGCACGTTCACATCTGCGGCAGCTTGGGGTCGCAGAGTCAGAGAGCAGTGGTGCTCCCATCGACCTCCTCTACGAGCTGGTGAAACAGAAGGGCCTGCCTGATGCTCCCCTGGGGCTGCCCCCTAGCCTGGCCAAGAAGTCCAGCTCACCAAAGGAGTTCATGGCTGGGGCTGCCAGGCCTGGCCTCCTCACCCTGGCCAAACCTATGGATGTCCCTGCTGTCAACAAAGCCATCAAATCACCTCCTGGCTTCTCAGCCAAGGGCCTGACCCACCCATCCAGCTCTCCACTCCTCAAGAAGGCCCCACTGACTCTGGCAGGATCCCCTACACCCAAGAATCCTGAGGACAAGAGCCCCCAGCTGTCCCTGAGTCCCCGGCCAACTTCCCCAAAGGCACAATGGCCCCCGTCTGAGGACGAGGGGCCTCTGAATCTCA CTTCAGGCCCAGAGCCAACAAGAGATATACGCTGTGAGTTCTGTGGTGAGTTCTTTGAGAACAGAAAGGGCCTGTCTAGCCATGCGCGCTCCCACCTGCGCCAGATGGGTGTGACTGAGTGGTATGTGAATGGCTCTCCCATCGACACACTTCGGGAGATCCTGAAGAGACGGACCCAATCCAGGCCAGGTGGACACCTCCACCCACCAGGTCCTAGCCCAAAAGCCCTGGCCAAGGTGGTGGGCAGTGGAGGGCCTGGCAGCTCACTAGAAGCCCGAAGTCCCTCTGATCTTCACATCTCACCTTTGGCCAAGAagttgccaccaccaccaggcagtCCCCTGGGCCACTCACcaactgcttctcctcctcccacGGCCCGGAAGATGTTCTCAGGCCTTGCTACACCCTCCCTGCCCAAGAAACTGAAGCCTGAACACATGAGAGTGGAGATCAAGAGGGAGATGCTGCCAGGGGCCCTTCATGGGGAGCCACACCCATCTGAGGGTCCCTGGGGCACGCCTCGAGAAGAAATGGCACCCTTGAACCTGT CATCTCGGGCAGAGCCAGTGCGTGACATCCGGTGTGAGTTCTGTGGTGAGTTCTTCGAGAACCGCAAGGGCCTGTCCAGCCATGCGCGCTCCCACCTGCGCCAGATGGGTGTGACTGAGTGGTCTGTCAATGGCTCTCCCATCGACACACTTCGGGAGATCCTGAAGAAGAAATCCAAGCTGTGCCTCATCAAAAAAGAGCCTCCAGCTGGAGACCTGGCTCCTGCCCTCACTGAAGAAGCCTCTCCCACGGCAGCTCCTGGGGCTATGCATTCCCCACTGCCTCTATCACCCCTGGCTAGCCGGCcaggaaaaccaggagctgggccAACCCAGCTTCCCCGGGAGCTCAGCCTGTCACCCATCGCAGGGTCCAAGCCCTCAGCTACCAGCTATCTGGGCCCAGTGGCAACCAAGCGGCCCCTCCAGGAGGACCGCTTCCTCCCAGCAGAGGTCAAGGCCAAGACCTACATCCAGACTGAACTGCCCTTCAAGGCAAAGACTCTCCATGAGAAGACCTCCCACTCCT CCACCGAGGCCTGCTGTGAGCTCTGTGGCCTTTACTTTGAAAACCGCAAAGCCCTAGCCAGCCATGCGAGGGCACATCTGCGGCAGTTCGGTGTGACGGAGTGGTGTGTCAACGGCTCTCCCATCGAGACCCTGAGTGAGTGGATCAAACACCGGCCTCAGAAAGTGGGTGCCTACCGAAGCTACATCCAGGGTGGCCGCCCCTTTACCAAGAAGTTCCGCAGTGCTGGCCATGGCCGTGACAGTGACAAGCGGCCACCCCTGGGGCTGGCACCTGGGGGCCTATCCCTGGTTGGCCGAAGTGCTGGGGGGGAACCAGGGCCTGAAGCTAGCAGGGCCGCCGACAGTGGTGAACGGCCTCTGGCAACCAGCCCACCAGGGACCGTGAAGTCAGAGGAGTATCAACGGCAAAATATCAACA AATTTGAACGCAGACAAGCCCGCCCCTCAGATGCCTCTGCAGCTCGGGGTGGTGAGGAAGCCAATGACCTGCAACGGAAGCTGGAAGAAGTGCGGCAACCCCCACCCCGGGTCCGGCCAGTCCCCTCCCTGGTGCCTCGGCCCCCCCAAACGTCATTGGTCAAGTTTGTGGGCAACATTTATACCCTCAAGTGCAG GTTCTGTGAAGTGGAATTCCACGGCCCACTCTCTATCCAGGAAGAGTGGGTACGGCATTTACAGCGGCACATCCTGGAGATGAACTTCTCCAAAGCAGACCCTCCACCTGAGGAGCCCCAGGCCCCACAGGCACAGACAGCAACTGTAGAGGCACCCTAA